TCAGCGAGCTATAAGCTGATTTGCCAGCCATGCCTATGCCGCCAGTTGCTGAGTCGCTCCCCATTACCTTATCGCTAGCCCTATCGGGCGGCGGGGCGCGGGGCATTGCGCACCTGGGCGTGCTGGCGGCGCTCGATGAGCTGGGTTTGCCGGTGGGCCGGCTGGCGGGCGTGAGCTCGGGGGCCATCGCGAGCGCGTTTTACGCGGCGGGCGTGGCACCCCGCGAAGTACTGAAGCTGTTTCAGGCCGTGAACGTGGTGCGGCTCACGCGGCCGATATTCGGCCAGCGCGGCCTGCTGGGGCTAGAGGCCGTGGAGCAATTGCTGGCCCGGCACCTGGGGCCAGGGTTGCGGTTTGAAGACCTGCGCCTGCCGCTGACCCTGGCGGCCACCGACCTGGTGGCGGGCGAAACGGTGTACTTCAGCCAGGGGCCACTGTTGCCGCCGCTGCTGGCTTCGTCGGCAGTGCCGATTATCTACCGGCCGGTCGAGTATCAGGGCAAGCTGCTTGTAGATGGCGGCCTGCTCAATAACCTGCCCGTGGAGCCGCTGCTCACTAGGCCCGGCGGCGCGCCGGTGGTGGGCGTGCACTGCAACCCGCTCAACCGGGAGGCTACCCTGCCCACCCTGCGCCGGGTGCTGGAGCGCACCTTGCAGCTAGCCATCAACTCCAACACTCTGGCCCGGCAGGCGCAGTGCGACCTGCTGCTGGAGCCGCCCGCGCTGCTCAATTACCGCCCGCTCGACTACCGCAAATCCGTCGAACTATTTGACATTGGCTACCGCTACACGCTGAGTCAGGGGGCCGCGCTGCGGGCGCTGCTGCCCGCGGCGGGTGCGGCATCGGCCGCCGTTTCTGGCTAGCTTTGCGGTCTTTCCGCCCTTTTATCGTTTATGGCTGCGCGCAAAACCTCTACGTTCTGGTACTACATCGCTAAGGCAATTTTAGGCGTGGCCGGCTGGAAGCAAACCGGCCAGATTCCGCCCGAAATCAAGAAGTGCATGATGATTGCGGCCCCGCACACCAGCAACTGGGACCTCATCATGGCCCGCGCCGCCTTCTACATTATGGACGTGGACGTGCGCTTCACGGTAAAGAGCGAGTGGACCGAAAACCCCGTGCTAGGCTGGCTGGTAAAGGCCATCGGCGCGCTGCCCGTCAACCGCAGCCGCAACAACAGCCTCGTCGATGGCATGGTGCAGCTCTTTAACCAGCACAATGAGCTCGTTATCCTCATCACGCCCGAAGGCACCCGCGCCTACCAGCCCAAGTGGCGCAAGGGCTTCTACTACGCGGCGCTGGAGGCCGGCGTACCCATCGTGCTAGGCTTCCTCGACTACTCTAAGCGCGAGGCCGGCGTGGGGCCGGTGTTCTGGCCCACCGGCGACTATGAGAAGGACTTAGAAGAAATTAAAGCCTTTTACCGCACTAAAAAAGGCCGCTTCCCGGAGAAGGGCGTGCGGTAGGGCTAGCCGCAAATTCAAAACAAAAAACGTCTGTCATGCTGAGCTTGCCGAAGCATCTCTACTGAACGACACCCTAGCGGTGCGATAGAGATGCTTCGGCAAGCTCAGCATGACAGACGTTTTTATTTTCTATTTAAGATGAAAAAATTAGTCCTGCGTGAGGGCGTAAGCCACCAGATTGGCGCCCATGCGCAGGGCCGCGTCGTGCACGGCAGGGGTGTCTTCGGGATAGGTGCCCACGTCTTCCCAGCCGTTGCCGAGGTCGCACTCGTAGGTGTAGAAGCACACCAGGCGGCCTTTATACACGAGGCCGAAGCCCTGGGGGCGCTTGCCATCGTGCTCGTGCACCTTGGGCAGGCCGCGCGGGAACTGATATTTCTGGTGGTAGATGGGGTGGGAGAAGGGCAGCTCCACGAACTCCAGCTCGGGGAAGACCTTCTTCATCTGGGGGCGGATGAACTTGTCGAGGCCGTAGTTGTCGTCGATGTGCAGGAAGCCGCCGCCGAGCAGGTACTTGCGCAGGTTCTGGGCCTCGGCCTGGGTGAAGCTCACGTTGCCGTGGCCGGTCATGTGCAGGAAGGGGTAGCTGGGCAGCTCGGGCGCGTCGAGCTCCACGGTGGCCTCGTCGGGGGCGATGTTGGTGTGCAGCGCCTGGTTGCAGAAACCGATGAGGTTGGGCAGGCTCGTTTTGTTGGCGTACCAGTCGCCCCCGCCGCCGTAGTGCAGCTTGGCGATTTGGTAGCTGGGCGCGGCGGGCGGCACGGCGGCAGTGGTGGTGAGCAGGAGGCTAGCGGCGAGCGTCAGTAATAAGGATTTTAGCATAATTGCGGGCCGAAGCTTATGTATTCTAGGAATTGCTAATTAGGTTTGCAAGAAAGCGGTGGCAGAGACCAAAGCTACCAGGTAGAGCAAAGACATCTTGCCGAAAATGGTGGTTCAGCCGCGTCAGACTTCTAGCTAAGCCCACTTGTGCCTGATGAGTACGAAACTCAAAAAGCTGCTAGCTGCCTATGAAGCGGAGCGCGCTAGCCTTACCACTGAAATGGAAGAATGCGTGGCCGAGATGGACTATGGAAAAGCTCGTTTATTCTTCAAGACTCTGGCTAGAGTAAATCAACAGCTGCAAACGCTATACAACCTTCAGGATAGTGGGCACGATGAGAAAGAGCAGCTAAGACATTCGATTAAATTTCTGGAAGAAAAAATAATTGGTGAGAAGGAATATATGCGCCGCTACCTTGCTGAGCGCCTAGCCGAAGAAAAAGAGCAGTTAGCGAAGTTCACTCTTGCCGCTGTTTCCAAGCAAACAACTGGTTATTCAGTGCGTAATGTTTTGGGCAAGGTGCTAGCCGGAGAAATTACAAGTTTTATACTGGTGCTTCAGGATTCGCAGCGCCTTAACTGCTACATCAGACTGGTTAGAAAAACACTCATGCTGACAATTCCGGAGGTTCGCCGCCATAAGCAAGAGTGCACGCTAGAGAAGCGACAAATCAAAGCTTTCATGCGGCTGGGCTTTAAGTTGTGTGACGATAAAGATAAACTGATGCTATTTGCACCGTATTCGACCTTAGAAGACGTGCAGGCACTTCAGCATAAGCTAGCCCGCATCACCTTTGATATCTTTTACTTTAAAGACCTTGCGGGCGAAACATTCATCAAATACTACCCATGACCACCGGTAAAGACCTGCTCGCCCTCGGCTTCAAATCGGGCGAATGGTTTAAAGACGCCCTGGCGCACCTCAACGCCCACGGGCTGGAGGGCGCGGCCCGGCTAGCCTACCTCGACACGGTGAAGCAGCAGAACATCGACGCCGTGCAACTCTCGATGCGGTAGGGCATAAAAGCAACGAGAGAAAAGCAAAAAAATGAAGCGGATTAAATCAGTATCGCTACTATCTGGATTGCTGCTTTTCGGCTGCAATCAAACTGGTACGAAGCCAGTTTTGGTAACAGAGAAAAGGGACGCGGGTGCAAAGAGCGACACGAATTCGGCCACTACGAAGGCAACCTTGGCAACAGCGAAAAAAGCAGCAAAGCCGGCGGATGATAAAGAACAAATTCAAACCCTCATCAGGAAAGTTCTTAAGTGGGGCGACTCGCTACAGGTTGGGTTGCTCCCTGGGGTAGTCGATACTAAAAAGAAGGCCATTACCAGCTTAAACCTTAGCACGCACAGGCTAGACCTGGCCAAACTTCGCACAAGCGGTTTGTTTGCGGCCGAGTTTATAGAAAATTACAACAAGGTTATTTTGACGATTGACAAGCGACTTAGAAATGGCACGCAGCGATGGTTAGATGGCGACCAGCCAGACTTTGGCTTTTCTAGAGATGTTAATGCGTGGTGCGGGTGCCAGGATGTGCCTTATGATAAGCCAAATCCCTATGATTTTGTAGAAGTAAACGTGCTTAGCAAAGGCCCGAACACGGTAGAGGCAACGTGGCACTGGGGGAAACTGCCAGTAGACGCCGACCCGGGCTGGAAAGACTTTTCCTATAAATTTAGAGCGGTAAAAGAAAACGGGGAATGGAGAATTACCTACTTGGAAGGGTTTGACTTTACAGAAGCACTTAAACCAACATGACCACCGGCAAAGACCTCCTCGACCTCGGCTTCAAATCGGGCAAGTGGTTTAAAGACGCCCTGGCGCATATCAACGCCCACGGGCTGGAAGGCGCGGTCCGGCTAGCCTACCTCGACACCGTGAAGCCGCCGGCCGAGCTGCCGCTGCGGCCCGCGCCGCTGCCCTACTTCGAGAATATCCGGGCCGAAACGGCCGTGGAGCAGCAGAACATCGACGCCGTGCGGCTCTCGATGCAGCAACTCATGCGCACGCCCACCGTGGTGACGGGCGCCGTGATGCCCGATGCCTGCCCGGCCGGGCCGGTGGGCACCATTCCGGTGGGTGGCGTGGTGGTGGCGCGCCAGGCCATTCACCCCGGTATGCACTCGGCCGACATCTGCTGCTCGGTGATGCTGACCAACCTGGGCCGCCTCGACCCCAAAACGGTGCTCGACGTGGCCCAGCAGGTGACGCACTTCGGGCCGGGCGGGCGGCTGCCCGAGCGCCAGTACGCGCTGCCCGCTGCGTTGCGAGCCGAGTTTGCCGCTAACCCATTTCTAAGCTCCGAGAAAACCCTGAGCCTGGCGCAGGAGCACCTGGGCACGCAGGGCGACGGCAACCACTTCCTGTACGTGGGCACCTCGGCCGCCACCGGCGACACGGTGCTCGTGACGCACCACGGCTCGCGGGGCGTGGGCGCGCGCCTCTACACCGAGGGCATGAAGGTGGCCGAGCGCTTCCGCCAGCAGCTCTCGCCCGAAACCGCCCCGGCCAATGCCTGGCTGCCCGCCGACTCGCCCGAGGGCGAAGCGTACTGGGCGGCGCTCCAGCTCGTGCGCCAGTGGACCAAGCTCAACCACCTCTGCCTGCACGACGATGTGGCCCAGCGCCTGCAAGCGCCGGTGCAGCAGCGCTTCTGGAACGAGCACAACTTCGTGTTTCGGGCTGGCGAGCTGTATTACCACGCCAAGGGCGCCACGCCGCTCGACCCGCAATTTATGCCCGACATCACCGGCCCGCGCATCATTCCGCTGAACATGGCCGAGCCGATTCTCATCGTGGAGGGCGAAACTACCGCCAACAACCTGGGCTTTGCCCCGCACGGCGCGGGCCGCAACCTCAGCCGCACCCGCCACAAGTACAGCAAGGCCAGCAAAACCCAGCAGCAGTGGTTTGACGAAGAAACGCGGGGCATCGACGCTCGCTTTTTCTTCAACGAAATCGACATTTCGGAGCTGCCCAGCGCCTACAAAAACGCCGTCCAGGTGCAGCAGCAGATTGCCGAGTTCCGGCTAGCCCGCACCGTGGACGAGATTCGGCCCTACGGCTGCATCATGGCCGGCGACTGGGAGAAAAACGCCCCCTGGCGCGTGAAGAAGCGGCAGGAGAAGAAGATATGAAATACGTCGTGCCTATTCATCAGCGCCAAGATTTCTACTTGGATAAGCTAATCCAGCAGAAATTTTCCTCATTTTTAATGAGCGACAGCAAGTGGGTGAAACTCCTTGCTACGCTAGTTGCTAACGCAGCTATTATCAGAGAATGCTTGGTTAAGCCAATATGGGAAGAGCAAGAGCCCACTAGGCACTTGCTATTTGATGAGAATACCTACTATGACTTTGACTACTATGCTAGCGCAATGGAGTCGATGGTATCTGGAAACCCGAGAGGCTGGTATGCTTACAAAGAGATAGAATGGCTGGATTTCCCTCGCTTTATAACGACGAAAGGGAAGGCTGAACCTGTCTCCCAAGATTTAGAAGCCATTGAGTTGCTGCTCAGTAAAGTGGGTCAATTCCAGTTGGAATTAACTGAGGAAAACCTAAGGCTCTACGCTTACCTGAAATAGTAGGAATTGCTAAAGCTCCCGCACGACCTGCGCCGTGAACACGGCGGCCAGCGCGGCCGTTTCGGTGCGCAGGCGCGCGCTGCCGAGCGTGACGGGCCGCACGCCCCGGCTCAGCGCCAGCTCAATTTCGGCGGGGGAGAAGTCGCCCTCGGGGCCGATGAGCACGCAGCAGCGCGGCGCGGCCCCGATAACCTGGGCCAGGGCCGTGCGCTCGCCGGCTTCGAGGTGGGCGATGAAGGTGGTGGCGGGGTCGATTTCGGCGATAAACTTGTCGAAGTCGATTAATTCATCAAGCTGCGGCAGATAGGCCTGGCCGCTCTGCTTGAGGGCGCTGACGGCGATTTTCTCCAGGCGCTCGAGCTTAAGGTCGCGGCGCTCGGAGCGGGCGCAGCGCAGGAAGCTGAGGCGCTCGATGCCGACTTCCACGGCTTTTTCGACGAGCCACTCCATGCGGTCGAGGTTTTTGGTGGGCGCCACGGCCACGTGGGTGTAGGTGGGGCGCGGGGGCCGCAGCTCGTGGCCGGTGAGGCGCAGGGTGCAGCGCTTGGGGTTGGCATCTTCGACCACGGTGGTGGCCAGGGTGCCGTGGCCATCGACGAGCAGCACGGGGGCGCCGAGGGCTAGCCGCAGCACGCGCACGGCGTGCTTGCTTTCCTCCTCGGAGAGCAGGTAGGTGGGCTGGTCGGGGCGCAGGTCGGGGGCGAAGCAGGTGAGCATAGGAGGGCGAAGCGGGCCGCGAAGGTAGGGCGGCTGCCGAGGCAGGAAAATAAGCCAAATTGGAACTATCGAGCCGCGAAGCTAGGTTTGGCCTACAAACTGGTAGAATTTCAAGAACTACCTGCACATTCTCTTCATCACCCTATGAACACAACTTCTTTCCGCCTGCTACCGCTAGCCCTGCTGCTGGCGTTTTCGGGCAAGGCGCAAACCACGCCGCCCCAAACTCCCACTGAGCTGACCCGCGAAATGAGCAGCCGCCTGCAGCTCAACGAAGGCCAGTTTGTGAAGCTTCTGACGCTGAACCGCACCCGGCAGCTGCGCCAGCAAGAGATTGAGCAGGCCACCAAAAGCGACCTGACGGCCCGCAGCGGCCAGCTCGCCGAGCTACAATCGCAGTACGAGCTGGAGTGCGGCCGTATTATGTCGCCCTCGCAGCTAAGCCAGCTGCAGCAAGATGAAAACCAAAGTACTACTGCGGGCGGCGGCTAGCCTCATTCAGCGCTGACTACCTTAAAAAAGCCGGCCGGAAGTATTCCGGCCGGCTTTTTTAAGGTAGTCAGCGCTGCGGCACGGGGTCGGATTGTACTTCCGTGACGGTGCCGAGCGGCCCGAAGTGAATGCTCAGGCGCGGGCCGGCGGAGTGGGGGCGACGCGGGCCGCACTGCGGGCCGGGCATCAGGTAGTAGTGGTAAGCTTTCTCCGTGTTGGCGAGCAATTCTTCCTCGTCGGGCGGGCCTAGCAGGGTGGTGACGTCGTTGGCACGGGCCTCGTAGAGGCGGGGGCGGGCGGCCAGCAGCGGCGGCAGCAGGGCCGCTCGGCGCCCGGCGCAGGCATAGCGGTCGGCGCGCCAGGCGGGCGCTGCAAAACCCGGAATATCGGGCAGCGCGTGGCCGCAGCCGGCCAGCAGCGGGGCCGCCAGCAGCAGCCAGCGCGGGCGCAAGAAATAAGGTGCGAGCAAAGTCATGGGAAGCAGCTGCCCGGCGCGGATGGCCGGGCCAGCGGGAACGAAGCTAGGGCGGAAAAAGGACATCGACCGGGTGGCCCTGGCGCCCCGGTATAACCTAGCCCGCCCGGCCCCGTTACAGACCCCATTCGGCCGGGCCTGGCTTGCAGAGGGCTGGTGCCCGGTTTTCTTCACTCTTCCCTTCTTTCTGACCATGCGCCTAAATCTTCGCGTTATTATTGGCCTTGTTATCGCAGTCGTTACGCTGCTGGGCTATTTCTTCAATACCTCGACTAATCCCGTCACGGGCCAGAAGCAGCACGTGAACATGACGGCCGACCAGGAAATAGCCCTGGGTGTGCAGGCTGCCCCCCAAATGGAGCAGCAATACGGCGGCGAAAGCCGCGACCCCCGCGCCACGGCCGCCGTGCAGCAGGTGGGCCAGCGCATTGTCGAGGCCAACGGCCTGACCCAAAAAACCCAGTACCAGTACCGCTTCCACCTGCTGGCCGACGACCAGACTATCAATGCCTTT
The genomic region above belongs to Hymenobacter sp. BRD128 and contains:
- a CDS encoding patatin-like phospholipase family protein; this encodes MPPVAESLPITLSLALSGGGARGIAHLGVLAALDELGLPVGRLAGVSSGAIASAFYAAGVAPREVLKLFQAVNVVRLTRPIFGQRGLLGLEAVEQLLARHLGPGLRFEDLRLPLTLAATDLVAGETVYFSQGPLLPPLLASSAVPIIYRPVEYQGKLLVDGGLLNNLPVEPLLTRPGGAPVVGVHCNPLNREATLPTLRRVLERTLQLAINSNTLARQAQCDLLLEPPALLNYRPLDYRKSVELFDIGYRYTLSQGAALRALLPAAGAASAAVSG
- a CDS encoding 1-acyl-sn-glycerol-3-phosphate acyltransferase is translated as MAARKTSTFWYYIAKAILGVAGWKQTGQIPPEIKKCMMIAAPHTSNWDLIMARAAFYIMDVDVRFTVKSEWTENPVLGWLVKAIGALPVNRSRNNSLVDGMVQLFNQHNELVILITPEGTRAYQPKWRKGFYYAALEAGVPIVLGFLDYSKREAGVGPVFWPTGDYEKDLEEIKAFYRTKKGRFPEKGVR
- a CDS encoding DUF4159 domain-containing protein is translated as MLKSLLLTLAASLLLTTTAAVPPAAPSYQIAKLHYGGGGDWYANKTSLPNLIGFCNQALHTNIAPDEATVELDAPELPSYPFLHMTGHGNVSFTQAEAQNLRKYLLGGGFLHIDDNYGLDKFIRPQMKKVFPELEFVELPFSHPIYHQKYQFPRGLPKVHEHDGKRPQGFGLVYKGRLVCFYTYECDLGNGWEDVGTYPEDTPAVHDAALRMGANLVAYALTQD
- a CDS encoding RtcB family protein, with the protein product MTTGKDLLDLGFKSGKWFKDALAHINAHGLEGAVRLAYLDTVKPPAELPLRPAPLPYFENIRAETAVEQQNIDAVRLSMQQLMRTPTVVTGAVMPDACPAGPVGTIPVGGVVVARQAIHPGMHSADICCSVMLTNLGRLDPKTVLDVAQQVTHFGPGGRLPERQYALPAALRAEFAANPFLSSEKTLSLAQEHLGTQGDGNHFLYVGTSAATGDTVLVTHHGSRGVGARLYTEGMKVAERFRQQLSPETAPANAWLPADSPEGEAYWAALQLVRQWTKLNHLCLHDDVAQRLQAPVQQRFWNEHNFVFRAGELYYHAKGATPLDPQFMPDITGPRIIPLNMAEPILIVEGETTANNLGFAPHGAGRNLSRTRHKYSKASKTQQQWFDEETRGIDARFFFNEIDISELPSAYKNAVQVQQQIAEFRLARTVDEIRPYGCIMAGDWEKNAPWRVKKRQEKKI
- a CDS encoding 16S rRNA (uracil(1498)-N(3))-methyltransferase encodes the protein MLTCFAPDLRPDQPTYLLSEEESKHAVRVLRLALGAPVLLVDGHGTLATTVVEDANPKRCTLRLTGHELRPPRPTYTHVAVAPTKNLDRMEWLVEKAVEVGIERLSFLRCARSERRDLKLERLEKIAVSALKQSGQAYLPQLDELIDFDKFIAEIDPATTFIAHLEAGERTALAQVIGAAPRCCVLIGPEGDFSPAEIELALSRGVRPVTLGSARLRTETAALAAVFTAQVVREL